Genomic segment of Denticeps clupeoides chromosome 13, fDenClu1.1, whole genome shotgun sequence:
TTTTGCCTTTAAACTTTAATAAGAAGTTTAATAAGAAGCATTAATAAGAAGTTGCGTTTCAAATATgaccaaacaaaaacaaagacatttttatacattcagCACAGCAGGGTGCTAAAGGCTCAATTTGCCATAACCCACATTTTGCCATAATATCCTTCACATAGGTCTGTTATACAGATAATTATGCTCCATTTAGTCTCTACATGTGGTGGGTTCTTCCAGTTCCACCAGAGGGCGCTTATGACTGAGATGCAACGGTGGTGTAATAAACCTGGTGTAATAGGCATGTTTATAActgtcttttcttttgctttACAAATTTCTCAATGACGAAAACATCAACTGAAAAGAATTAGATTTGTTAGCATTCCTGTCTGAAATCCTATTAGAATTACTCTGATTATTACCCAGGAAAGCCTtacagagttttttttctccgcaGGGCCAGGGCTGATGGTGAGCATGGGACTCCCACAGGAAGTGAAACCGTTTATTTTTCTCTAGTGGACGGCGAGGGGAATGCTTGTTCTTTTGTCAACAGTAATTACATGGGCTTTGGCACAGGACTGGTCCCTCAAAACTGTGGGTTTTCTCTTCAAGTGAGCACATCATGCagttttcaaggtcaaacaaaaaatatgatCAGAATACATGTTGGATACATGCAGTTCTTTCTTGATTAATGCGAATATTTATTCAATGAATATCATGGCTGTTAATAACAGTTCCACTTTGGTCCAGTTTGTACTTCCATTTATTAGTTAATCTTTAACCTCAGAGTTGTTATTTAACACTTGTGATATGGATTGCTGAATGGCTCTTTTGTTGTATGATTTTATAAATGCTTTGAAGACATGTTTTGTCAGAGTGGCCTCACACCGCTTTATTGTGCTCATCTCTTCTTTACTCTTTTAGAACCGAGGAACTTGCTTTTCACTTGACACCAATCATGGGAACTGCATAGGGCCACAGAAAAGGCCATACCACACCATAATTCCAGCCCTGCTGACAGATGCAGAATCCGGCAGGCTCCTGTGCTCCTTTGGGGTGATGGGGGGCTTCATGCAGCCACAGGGGCATGTACAGGTGCTGATTTCCTGCCTTCAGCCCCAACACTCCTACACTTCAGTTATagtagttacagtagttacagatAGTTTATTATACAGCATCTCATTGAAGTGAGTacacttttaatatttaattttaatattaagaaagtattttaatatttctttccTTGCGACACTTgggatatgacactttgatacaatgtTAATTAGTTAACACAGCCAGTAATGTGTAAACTggtggcaacaaaagtgagatAAATTAGGattagataaaataagataagatgaaaTTTACAAAATTGTGTCCAAATTGTGCCCAATGTGAGTTACAATGTCTAAGTTGTGACTTTATATATTAtgctaaataaaacacaatggaCTATTTTAGACAATTCTTGTATTCAGACCAATTGATGTTTCTTCGTAGGTCTTGCTGAATATGCTGGAGTTTGGGATGAACCCTCAGGAGGCCCTAGACGCCCCACGTGTGTTGCTGCATTACAGTGAAGCTGGTAAGTCCTTTTCCACtcacatggagaaaaggctgaCCTGGTCACATGACGTTTACCACTCTGAAAGCACAAATCCATTGTGTCTTGCCAGAGTGGGTTCACTGTTAATGAATGTACATGCAGGcactgaaaaaaacagaagcttAATTTCATCCACAAATAACATCTAATTGAGGATTTCTTATAAAGCTTAATCATCCATAATTcttaatatatttaatgaatatcaCACATTGATATAAATTCGGGAAATTGGAGAACAATCAGTGGCAAAAAAAGGCTTAATTCTATTCCTATTAGGGGTTAAGGATTTTAGGTACTTTAGCCCAACAGCAATCAATAATCAATGTGCTGAATGGGCACAATAATATGTACCCGATGTGATATGGTTTTGCCCTGAGGTGATtactggtatgtgtgtgttgtgttttgtagcCCAGCGATGGCAGTTCAATTTGGAAGCTGGGATAGAGGAGGGTGTGGCTGACGAGCTGAGGAGGCGGGGGCATGCAGTTTGCTGGCCAGTGGCAGGGCACGATCGGGCACAGTTTGGCCGGGGTCAGGTCATTGCAATAGGGGACTGGTGGGACCCCAGTGCCTCAGCTCCTGCAACCCCTACCAGGGTTCTGTGGGCAGGATCAGACCCCAGGGCTGATGGCTGTGCTGTGGGATATTAGCCTGTTTCTTGTGGTGGCTGAATGgttattatataatatgtaaCAGATTGAAAAGAATGTCCAAATACCACATTCTggtattatttaataatttacttcaaattatttataattttttaagatttttttttaaatgtgttttttgtgtacTTCCActtaataaattttttaaacatgagcACATGAAGGgcatccctctctgtatcactctttctcaaagtttcttcctttcttttttctctcttttcttttagaGGAGTTTTCCTTATGTGCacaagggtcaagtgtggggggtgtcaaagcccattgagacgtactgtatgtgattatgggcaatataagaaataaatgtatgttGAACCAAGTGTATGTTTAAACCTGCTTTTTAACATGGTatatattgctttttaaaaaataaaatttctgtttgtatgtgtatgcaGTACATTGACAGGATCAGTAATTGTGTCATACATATTCTGTCATTGCGCTAAAGAATTTTGTGGTGGGCGACCTCGCTGACTCACTcccattcttttcattttcctcttcattttttctttttctgatgagTGGGAAATACCAGCCCAGACTGAGTCACACGAGTTTGTGTACGCATACTTATCAGCTCTGCACAGATCCTTTTCTGATGACATTGACCTAAGTACGTTCATTCATCGCACCAGTAGGGAGGGTCCATCTGTCAACTCGTCAAGGTGAGAGTGGGTTAGGCCGGGGTTTATCTTGATTTGTTTATAGACCTTGGCTCAAAATTAGTGACCCTGATTACTCATATATATTGAATCACAAGTATGCATTATTCTTTCAAGAGTTGTTATGAGGCTCTGGATTTGTCTGGATGTCTTTAAAATAtctttaaaacattattttcctCAACCCTTTAATCTCACATTTTGAATGTTCATATAATGAAATTGAACGTGATAATAGTTTAAATGCCTTTTTCCCCCCAGTAAACTGAATGTTTGAAGGCATACTTGGTGAATGAACAACCCAATCTACATGTTCACTTGcactttgttttttatatatcatATTATGGACTTTACTGGAGCACAGGCAGAGTTTCAttcttcaaatcccacttaaatACACTTTTCAGCAAGTACAATAAAGTTGTATTCTTTAATggataaaacacacacgctTATGTTTCCTTACATAATTCACTGAATTCAGTGACTACTGCTCAGTCTCATTATTACTTTTTACTCTGAGGGTTAATCTGGGCTCAGGGCCACTTAAGCAAAACTCTGCCTGGTACATTCCAGTCCACaggccatgttttttttatttcttgtgcaTGAAGAGTTCATTATAGGGAATGTCCTTTTGTCCCACGCTCAGCAGTCTGATGCCATCTTCTGTTGCTGTAGAGAACTGGCAGCTATTTACTCTGCAGCTTCTCCTCAAGGCTACAGAAATCCCCCTATCATCTGAACAGACCTCATGTAATATTCCAGTGACAGGAATCTTTCTGCATATGGGTTTGAATGGTGAAAGTTGTGGGAAATTGGGGTCCTGCCCCATGGGCTTCAGCGTGTTTTCTGCCTAAGTCCTCCAGAGTCTCACCCTGTTTCCGTTGTTTTGGGGGGTTACTCACCACGCCAAAAATGGAACTTGTTGCATCATCTCAGCAGGGTTGAGCAGCAGAGCAGGAGGTGGAGGGTCTGCTCTTTTCCGCCCTCCCGGTTTCCTCTTTGGATTAGGGCAGTGGAAAAACCCTGGGAGAGCCCTTCCTCTCTTCATCATCTccactttcttctcctctcctggcACGTTCACTTGCTCCCTCGCCATGTGCACCCTGCGTTTCGCCCGGTCCTTAGGATTTGCACTTATCCCGCTGGCGACCTGCTGCATTGTGGCTAATGTGCTCATGTTTTACCCCGGGGGATATAGCAATTATGTGCGTGAAGAACATATCACCAAATATGCATGGTCTTTCATGGGCATTGTTGGAGGAGGTTTGGCGGTGAGTTAagcattttattcattattaatatgattgatgataagcatttttcttttttcaagtATCTGTTACTCCAAGATAAAGACAAATTAGGTAAAATGTTAATAGAAGAAGTgacattcatatatttaaatatttatatttgtgcaATGACAAATACATTTGAATGTTTATGTATAAATGGTAGGCGGAATGAAAATTATGAGGTATTTATTTGCGAAATAATTCATGATTCCAAAGCAAGGGTGAGCTAGATTTGGGTTTTAAAGTCAAATGGCCACACATCCTTTCAACAGGAATCTAGCAGAAGTGAAcatcctctctctctgcctgtctcagGTCTTCCtgcctgcagctgtgtttgtGAGCATGGGGAAATGCGCCGACAGCTGCGGGACCGAAACCTATGCGGTCAGTACTTTTGTTGGCGCTGTTCGTGGTTAACTATGTACTCGCATGTCAGCATGCAGGCGTCGGTCGGTACATTTGTCTAAGGGAGGGCCCTCACACCCAGATTCCTCGTGGTGGGACTCCACAGCTGCTCAGGGCGCTGGAAGTCAGCCACTTCACATCCTGCTAGTGTCTAAACGCGGATTTTAAAACAATGCAAACCCTTGTCTTTTTGTCCTCTTTCACAGATGTGTGGCTCAGTAATGGCTGCCCTCGTTGGATTGTCCGGTTCTCTCTACTGCTGTGTCGTATCCGTCTTGGCTTTGCTTCACGGACCCTACTGCTTCACCACATATGGATGGCAGTATCGTTTCAGAAATGAGGGTGGAACGTATGTCTTTACTAGCTGATTATTTCAAACACAGCATTGACATTTGGTGTCTGTGAGAATATTTTTAACCCAAAAAATGTAGAGCCCATTTGTACCTGTACACAGTGTTTAAGCCCAGACAATATCCCATTGATCAAGGAACACTTTGAAGTGTTAAATGaaaatcttcttcttccttGTTCCTCAGGTACCTTTTCCACCGAGAAACCTGGTCAGAGTGCATACAGCCGAGTAAAATAGTGGAATGGGACGTGACTCTCCTGTTCATCATGCTGTGTCTCAGTGCCCTGGAGAGCATCATCTGCGCTCTGCAGCTGCTGAGCGGAATAGTCAACGCTGTGTGCAGGCCGTGC
This window contains:
- the tm4sf18 gene encoding transmembrane 4 L6 family member 1; amino-acid sequence: MCTLRFARSLGFALIPLATCCIVANVLMFYPGGYSNYVREEHITKYAWSFMGIVGGGLAVFLPAAVFVSMGKCADSCGTETYAMCGSVMAALVGLSGSLYCCVVSVLALLHGPYCFTTYGWQYRFRNEGGTYLFHRETWSECIQPSKIVEWDVTLLFIMLCLSALESIICALQLLSGIVNAVCRPCCYKQEYSLNP